One window of the Pseudomonas lurida genome contains the following:
- the aroK gene encoding shikimate kinase AroK, with amino-acid sequence MRNLILVGPMGAGKSTIGRLLAKELRLPFKDSDKEIELRTGANIPWIFDKEGELGFRDREQAMIAELCGCDGVVLATGGGAVMRDENRRALHAGGRVVYLHASVEQQVGRTARDRNRPLLRTADPAKTLRDLLTLRDPLYREIADLVVETDERPPRMVVLDILERLQRLPPR; translated from the coding sequence GTGCGAAATTTGATTCTTGTAGGACCGATGGGGGCTGGAAAAAGCACCATCGGCCGTTTGCTGGCCAAAGAGCTGCGCCTGCCGTTCAAAGATTCCGACAAGGAAATTGAATTGCGCACGGGTGCCAATATCCCATGGATCTTCGATAAGGAAGGCGAGCTGGGCTTTCGTGACCGTGAGCAGGCGATGATTGCCGAGCTGTGCGGCTGCGATGGCGTGGTGTTGGCAACTGGCGGTGGCGCAGTGATGCGTGATGAAAACCGCCGCGCGCTGCATGCCGGTGGTCGGGTGGTTTATCTGCATGCGTCGGTCGAGCAGCAGGTGGGCCGCACCGCCCGTGATCGCAATCGCCCGTTGCTGCGCACCGCCGACCCGGCAAAGACCTTGCGGGACCTGCTCACGCTGCGCGATCCGCTGTATCGGGAAATCGCCGATCTGGTGGTAGAAACCGATGAGCGGCCACCTCGGATGGTAGTCCTCGACATTCTTGAACGCCTGCAACGGCTGCCACCCCGTTAA
- the aroB gene encoding 3-dehydroquinate synthase — MQTLKVDLGERSYPIHIGEGLLDQPELLAPHIAGRQVAIISNETVAPLYLERLSRSLAAYSVISVILPDGEAHKNWETLQLIFDGLLTARHDRRTTVIALGGGVIGDMAGFAAACYQRGVDFIQVPTTLLSQVDSSVGGKTGINHPLGKNMVGAFYQPQAVLIDTATLNTLPPRELSAGLAEVIKYGLICDEPFLAWLEAHVDALRKLDQVALTEAISRSCAAKALVVNADERESGVRATLNLGHTFGHAIETHMGYGVWLHGEAVAAGTVMALEMSQRLGWISAQERDRGIRLFQRAGLPVIPPEEMTEADFLEHMAIDKKVIDGRLRLVLLRHMGEAVVTDDYPKEILQATLGADYRALAQLKG; from the coding sequence ATGCAGACACTTAAGGTCGATCTAGGCGAGCGCAGCTACCCGATCCATATTGGCGAGGGTCTGTTGGACCAGCCCGAATTGCTCGCACCGCATATTGCCGGGCGGCAAGTGGCGATCATCTCCAACGAAACGGTCGCGCCGCTGTATCTTGAGCGTCTGAGCCGCAGCCTGGCGGCGTATTCCGTGATCTCCGTGATCCTGCCCGACGGCGAAGCCCACAAGAACTGGGAAACCCTGCAACTGATCTTTGATGGCTTGCTGACTGCACGCCATGACCGCCGCACCACGGTGATCGCCCTGGGCGGCGGTGTGATCGGCGACATGGCCGGCTTCGCAGCGGCCTGTTACCAGCGTGGCGTGGACTTTATCCAGGTGCCGACCACCTTGCTGTCCCAGGTCGATTCGTCGGTGGGCGGCAAGACGGGCATCAACCATCCGCTGGGCAAGAACATGGTGGGCGCGTTCTACCAGCCCCAAGCCGTGCTGATCGACACCGCGACCCTGAACACCTTGCCGCCACGCGAGTTGTCGGCGGGCCTGGCGGAAGTCATCAAGTACGGGTTGATCTGCGACGAACCGTTCCTGGCCTGGCTGGAAGCACACGTCGACGCACTGCGCAAACTCGACCAGGTGGCACTGACCGAAGCCATTTCCCGTTCCTGCGCCGCCAAGGCGCTGGTGGTAAATGCCGACGAACGGGAGTCCGGCGTACGGGCCACCTTGAATCTGGGCCACACCTTCGGGCATGCGATCGAAACGCACATGGGCTATGGTGTGTGGTTGCATGGGGAAGCCGTAGCGGCTGGCACTGTGATGGCATTGGAGATGTCGCAGCGCCTGGGTTGGATCAGCGCTCAAGAGCGTGATCGTGGCATCCGCCTGTTCCAGCGCGCCGGTTTGCCGGTCATTCCGCCTGAGGAGATGACTGAGGCGGACTTCCTCGAACATATGGCGATAGACAAGAAAGTGATCGACGGTCGACTGCGACTGGTGCTGCTGCGCCATATGGGCGAAGCGGTCGTGACCGACGATTATCCGAAAGAGATTTTACAGGCCACGCTGGGAGCGGATTACCGCGCCCTGGCCCAGCTTAAAGGTTAA
- a CDS encoding SPOR domain-containing protein, producing the protein MTSLHADEAFLGHYQLSHDPFAPRVPGFKFFPAQRKPVLGQLHHLARYSQLLLVVTGPLGSGKTLLRQALVASTNKQSVQSVVVSARGAGDAAGVLRQVAQALDVSTAEPNAILKQVVQLGLTGQEVYLLVDDAEQLDESALEALLALAAGTPEGRPHVFLFGESSLIAELEQISGEQELFHVIELQPYEEEETREYLAQRLEGAGAGIELFSAQQISDIHESSDGWPGTINQVARDAMIEAMIASRSAVKRPKMGFTMPKKHVLAISAVVVVAVAAAWLIPGRSKAPTTAGAPTEQAQLPLGKPTPNVEFANSGQPTNLPMVGQPVMRGPLAEEAGGISEGDDGVPVEGSSATPPTVTTTAPPAGVPAGQPAAKPTPAPTVATAKPAPVTKPVAPAPAAKPAPAPAAKPAEKPAATVAKAGAAGSSWYSSQPTGNFVVQILGTSSEANAQAFVKEQGGEYRYFKKVLNGKPLYVITYGNFSSRAAADSAIKTLPAKVQAGKPWPRTVASVQQELATTR; encoded by the coding sequence ATGACTAGTTTGCATGCCGACGAGGCGTTCCTCGGCCATTACCAGTTGAGCCACGACCCCTTTGCTCCACGGGTGCCTGGTTTCAAATTTTTCCCGGCCCAGCGCAAGCCCGTGCTCGGCCAGTTGCACCACCTCGCACGCTACAGCCAGCTGCTGCTGGTCGTGACCGGGCCGCTGGGCAGCGGTAAAACCCTGTTGCGCCAGGCCTTGGTCGCCAGCACCAACAAGCAATCGGTGCAGAGCGTGGTGGTGTCGGCGCGTGGTGCCGGCGATGCTGCGGGCGTGCTGCGTCAAGTTGCGCAGGCGCTGGACGTGTCCACTGCCGAGCCGAACGCGATCCTCAAGCAGGTCGTACAGCTGGGCCTGACCGGTCAGGAAGTCTACCTGCTGGTAGATGACGCCGAGCAGCTCGACGAATCCGCCCTCGAAGCGCTGCTGGCGCTCGCAGCGGGTACGCCGGAAGGTCGCCCGCACGTGTTCCTGTTCGGTGAGTCGTCGTTGATCGCTGAGCTTGAGCAGATCAGCGGTGAGCAGGAGCTGTTCCACGTCATCGAGTTGCAACCGTACGAAGAGGAAGAAACCCGCGAATACCTGGCTCAACGCCTGGAAGGCGCAGGGGCGGGCATCGAACTTTTCTCCGCACAACAGATCTCTGATATTCACGAAAGCTCCGACGGCTGGCCTGGCACCATCAACCAGGTCGCCCGCGATGCCATGATCGAAGCCATGATTGCCAGCCGCTCTGCGGTCAAGCGTCCAAAGATGGGGTTCACTATGCCTAAGAAACACGTATTGGCTATTTCCGCCGTTGTCGTGGTCGCTGTCGCCGCCGCCTGGTTGATCCCGGGTCGCAGCAAGGCACCGACGACTGCTGGTGCGCCAACCGAACAGGCGCAGTTGCCACTGGGCAAGCCCACGCCAAACGTCGAATTCGCCAACTCTGGCCAACCGACCAACCTGCCGATGGTTGGCCAGCCGGTCATGCGTGGTCCCCTCGCCGAAGAAGCCGGCGGCATCTCCGAAGGTGACGACGGCGTGCCGGTGGAAGGCTCCAGCGCCACACCGCCAACCGTGACCACTACTGCACCTCCAGCAGGCGTGCCAGCGGGCCAGCCCGCTGCCAAGCCGACACCTGCGCCTACGGTGGCCACTGCCAAGCCTGCGCCCGTGACCAAGCCGGTTGCGCCTGCGCCAGCCGCCAAGCCTGCCCCTGCACCGGCTGCCAAACCTGCCGAGAAGCCAGCCGCCACCGTTGCCAAGGCGGGCGCCGCTGGCAGCAGCTGGTACAGCAGCCAGCCTACCGGTAATTTCGTGGTGCAGATACTCGGCACCAGCTCCGAAGCCAACGCCCAGGCGTTCGTGAAAGAGCAGGGCGGCGAGTACCGTTATTTCAAGAAAGTGCTCAACGGCAAGCCTCTCTACGTGATCACCTACGGCAACTTCTCCAGCCGTGCCGCAGCTGATTCTGCGATCAAAACCTTGCCAGCGAAGGTCCAGGCTGGTAAACCTTGGCCACGCACTGTTGCCAGCGTTCAACAAGAACTCGCAACAACTCGCTGA
- the gltB gene encoding glutamate synthase large subunit has protein sequence MKAGLYQPDEFKDNCGFGLIAHMQGEPSHTLLQTAIEALTCMTHRGGINADGKTGDGCGLLIQKPDQFLRAVAKEQFAADLPKQYAVGMVFFNQDPVKAEAARENMNREILAAGLQLVGWRKVPIDTSVLGRLANERLPQIEQVFIAGEGLSDQDMAIKLFTSRRRSSVANAADTDHYICSFSHKTIIYKGLMMPADLTAFYPDLSDERLQTAICVFHQRFSTNTLPKWPLAQPFRFLAHNGEINTITGNRNWAVARRTKFANDLMDLEELGPLVNRVGSDSSSMDNMLELMVTGGIDLFRGVRMIIPPAWQNVETMDPDLRAFYEYNSMHMEPWDGPAGVVMTDGRYAVCLLDRNGLRPARWVTTTNGFITLASEIGVWNYKPEDVIAKGRVGPGQILAVDTETGQILDTDAIDNRLKSRHPYKQWLRKNALRIQATMEDNDHGSAFYDVDQLKQYMKMYQVTFEERDQVLRPLGEQGYEAVGSMGDDTPMAVLSQRVRTPYDYFRQQFAQVTNPPIDPLREAIVMSLEVCLGAERNIFQESPEHASRVILSSPVISPAKWRSLMTLERPGFDRQIIDLNYDESLGLEAAVRNVADQAEEAVRAGRTQIVLTDRHIAPGKLPIHASLATGAVHHRLTEKGLRCDSNILVETATARDPHHFAVLIGFGASAVYPFLAYEVLGDLIRTGEVLGDLYEVFKNYRKGITKGLLKILSKMGISTVTSYRGAQLFEAIGLSEEVCELSFRGVPSRIKGARFVDIEAEQKALAAEAWSARKPIQQGGLLKFVHGGEYHAYNPDVVNTLQAAVQQGDYAKFKQYTALVDNRPVSMIRDLFQVKTLDTPMDIAEVEPLESILKRFDSAGISLGALSPEAHEALAEAMNRLGARSNSGEGGEDPARYGTIKSSKIKQVATGRFGVTPEYLVNAEVLQIKVAQGAKPGEGGQLPGGKVNGLIAKLRYAVPGVTLISPPPHHDIYSIEDLSQLIFDLKQVNPQALVSVKLVAEAGVGTIAAGVAKAYADLITISGYDGGTGASPLTSIKYAGAPWELGLAETHQTLRGNDLRGKVRVQTDGGLKTGLDVIKAAILGAESFGFGTAPMIALGCKYLRICHLNNCATGVATQNEKLRKDHYIGTVDMVVNFFTYVAEETREWLAKLGVRSLEELIGRTDLLDILEGQTAKQNHLDLTPLLGSDHIPADKPQFCQVDRNPPFDKGLLAEKMVEMAASSINDASGGEFALDICNCDRSIGARISGEIARKHGNQGMAKAPITFRFKGTAGQSFGVWNAGGLHMYLEGDANDYVGKGMTGGKLVIVPPKGSVYKTQDSAIIGNTCLYGATGGKLFAAGTAGERFAVRNSGAHTVVEGTGDHCCEYMTGGFVAVLGKTGYNFGSGMTGGFAYVLDQDNTFVDKVNHELVEIQRISGEAMESYRNHLQHVLDEYVEETGSEWGRNLAENLDDYLRRFWLVKPKAANLKSLLSSIRANPQ, from the coding sequence ATGAAAGCAGGTCTGTACCAACCCGATGAATTCAAGGATAACTGCGGTTTCGGCCTGATAGCCCATATGCAGGGCGAGCCCAGTCATACCCTTTTGCAAACGGCCATCGAGGCCCTGACCTGCATGACCCACCGCGGTGGGATCAACGCCGACGGCAAGACCGGTGACGGCTGCGGCTTGCTGATTCAAAAGCCCGACCAGTTCCTGCGCGCTGTCGCAAAAGAACAATTTGCTGCCGACCTGCCCAAGCAGTACGCCGTGGGCATGGTGTTTTTCAACCAGGACCCGGTCAAGGCCGAAGCGGCTCGCGAGAACATGAACCGCGAGATCCTGGCTGCCGGCCTGCAACTTGTCGGCTGGCGCAAAGTACCAATCGACACCAGCGTACTCGGCCGCCTGGCCAATGAGCGCCTGCCGCAGATCGAGCAAGTGTTCATCGCAGGCGAAGGCCTGAGCGACCAGGACATGGCGATCAAGCTGTTCACCTCGCGTCGTCGCTCGTCCGTGGCCAACGCCGCCGACACCGACCACTACATCTGCAGCTTTTCGCACAAGACCATCATTTATAAAGGCCTGATGATGCCGGCGGACTTGACCGCCTTTTATCCAGACCTGAGCGACGAGCGCCTGCAGACCGCAATCTGCGTGTTCCACCAGCGCTTCTCCACCAACACCCTGCCGAAATGGCCGCTGGCCCAGCCGTTCCGCTTCCTCGCCCACAACGGCGAGATCAACACCATCACCGGCAACCGCAACTGGGCCGTGGCCCGTCGCACCAAGTTCGCCAACGACCTGATGGACCTCGAAGAGCTCGGCCCGCTGGTCAATCGCGTCGGTTCCGACTCCTCCAGCATGGACAACATGCTCGAGTTGATGGTCACCGGTGGCATCGACCTGTTCCGTGGCGTGCGCATGATCATTCCGCCCGCGTGGCAGAACGTCGAGACCATGGACCCGGATCTGCGTGCATTCTACGAGTACAACTCGATGCACATGGAGCCGTGGGACGGCCCGGCCGGCGTGGTCATGACCGATGGTCGCTACGCGGTCTGCCTGCTCGACCGCAACGGCCTGCGCCCGGCGCGTTGGGTGACCACCACCAATGGCTTCATCACCCTCGCCTCGGAAATCGGCGTGTGGAACTACAAGCCGGAAGATGTCATCGCCAAAGGCCGCGTAGGCCCTGGCCAGATCCTGGCCGTGGACACCGAAACCGGTCAGATCCTCGACACCGATGCCATCGACAACCGCTTGAAGTCGCGTCACCCGTACAAGCAATGGCTGCGCAAGAACGCCCTGCGCATCCAGGCGACCATGGAAGACAACGACCACGGTTCGGCTTTCTATGACGTCGACCAACTCAAGCAGTACATGAAGATGTACCAGGTCACGTTCGAAGAGCGCGACCAGGTGCTGCGTCCGCTCGGTGAGCAAGGCTACGAGGCCGTCGGCTCCATGGGCGATGACACGCCAATGGCCGTGCTGTCCCAGCGCGTGCGCACGCCGTACGACTATTTCCGCCAGCAGTTCGCCCAGGTGACTAACCCACCGATCGACCCGCTGCGCGAAGCCATCGTGATGTCCCTGGAAGTCTGCCTCGGTGCCGAGCGCAACATCTTCCAGGAGTCGCCAGAGCACGCTTCTCGCGTGATCCTCAGCTCGCCAGTGATTTCACCGGCCAAGTGGCGCTCGCTGATGACCCTGGAACGCCCGGGTTTCGACCGCCAGATCATCGACCTGAACTACGACGAGAGCCTCGGCCTTGAAGCCGCTGTGCGCAACGTCGCCGACCAGGCCGAAGAAGCTGTGCGCGCCGGCCGCACCCAGATCGTGCTGACCGATCGCCATATTGCCCCAGGCAAGCTGCCGATCCACGCCTCCCTGGCCACCGGCGCGGTGCACCACCGCCTGACCGAGAAAGGCCTGCGTTGCGACTCCAACATCCTCGTGGAAACGGCCACCGCCCGTGACCCGCACCACTTTGCGGTGTTGATCGGCTTCGGCGCCTCGGCGGTGTACCCGTTCCTTGCGTACGAAGTGCTGGGCGACCTGATCCGTACCGGTGAAGTGCTGGGCGACCTCTATGAGGTGTTCAAGAACTACCGCAAGGGCATCACCAAGGGCCTGCTGAAGATCCTGTCGAAGATGGGCATCTCCACCGTCACCTCCTACCGTGGCGCGCAGCTGTTCGAGGCCATCGGCCTGTCCGAAGAAGTGTGCGAGCTGAGCTTCCGTGGCGTGCCGAGCCGCATCAAGGGCGCGCGTTTCGTCGACATCGAAGCCGAGCAGAAAGCCCTGGCAGCCGAAGCCTGGAGCGCGCGCAAGCCGATCCAGCAAGGTGGCCTGCTCAAGTTCGTGCACGGTGGCGAATACCACGCGTACAACCCGGACGTGGTCAACACCCTGCAAGCCGCTGTGCAGCAGGGCGACTACGCCAAGTTCAAGCAATACACCGCGCTGGTGGATAACCGCCCGGTGTCGATGATCCGCGACCTGTTCCAGGTGAAGACCCTGGACACGCCGATGGACATCGCCGAGGTCGAGCCGCTGGAATCGATCCTCAAGCGCTTCGACTCCGCGGGTATTTCCCTTGGTGCCCTGTCGCCTGAGGCCCACGAAGCCCTGGCCGAAGCCATGAACCGCCTGGGTGCGCGTTCCAACTCCGGCGAAGGCGGTGAAGACCCGGCGCGCTACGGCACGATCAAGAGCTCGAAAATCAAGCAGGTGGCGACCGGCCGTTTCGGCGTAACCCCGGAGTACCTGGTCAACGCCGAAGTGCTGCAGATCAAGGTGGCCCAGGGCGCCAAGCCCGGTGAGGGCGGCCAATTGCCGGGCGGCAAGGTTAACGGGCTGATCGCCAAGCTGCGGTATGCCGTGCCGGGCGTGACCCTGATCTCGCCTCCACCGCACCACGACATCTACTCGATCGAAGACTTGTCGCAGCTGATTTTCGACCTGAAACAAGTCAACCCGCAGGCCCTGGTCTCGGTGAAACTGGTAGCAGAAGCCGGCGTGGGCACCATTGCCGCCGGCGTGGCCAAGGCCTATGCCGACCTGATCACCATCTCCGGCTACGATGGCGGCACCGGCGCTTCGCCGCTGACCTCGATCAAGTACGCCGGTGCACCGTGGGAGCTTGGCCTCGCCGAGACGCACCAGACCCTGCGTGGCAACGACCTGCGCGGCAAAGTTCGCGTGCAGACCGACGGTGGCCTGAAAACCGGCCTCGACGTAATCAAGGCCGCGATCCTCGGCGCTGAAAGCTTCGGTTTCGGTACTGCGCCAATGATCGCCCTGGGCTGCAAATACCTGCGCATCTGCCACCTGAACAACTGCGCCACCGGCGTCGCCACTCAGAACGAGAAGCTGCGCAAGGATCACTACATCGGCACCGTCGACATGGTGGTGAACTTCTTCACCTACGTTGCCGAAGAAACCCGTGAGTGGCTGGCCAAGCTGGGCGTGCGTTCCCTCGAAGAGCTGATCGGGCGTACCGACCTGCTGGATATCCTCGAAGGCCAGACTGCCAAGCAGAACCACCTGGACCTGACGCCGCTGTTGGGCAGCGACCACATCCCGGCAGACAAGCCACAATTCTGCCAGGTGGACCGCAACCCACCGTTCGACAAAGGCCTGTTGGCCGAAAAGATGGTCGAGATGGCTGCCTCCTCGATCAACGACGCCAGCGGTGGCGAATTCGCCCTGGATATCTGCAACTGCGACCGTTCCATTGGCGCACGCATCTCTGGCGAAATCGCGCGCAAGCACGGCAACCAGGGCATGGCGAAAGCGCCGATCACTTTCCGCTTCAAGGGCACTGCGGGCCAGAGCTTCGGCGTGTGGAACGCTGGCGGCCTGCACATGTACCTGGAAGGCGACGCCAACGACTACGTGGGCAAGGGCATGACCGGCGGCAAGCTGGTGATCGTTCCGCCTAAAGGCAGCGTCTACAAGACCCAGGACAGTGCCATCATCGGCAACACCTGCTTGTACGGCGCCACCGGTGGCAAGCTGTTCGCCGCGGGTACGGCCGGTGAGCGTTTCGCCGTGCGTAACTCCGGTGCCCACACCGTGGTGGAAGGCACCGGCGATCACTGCTGCGAGTACATGACCGGGGGCTTTGTCGCGGTACTGGGCAAGACCGGTTACAACTTCGGTTCGGGCATGACTGGCGGTTTTGCCTACGTGCTCGACCAGGACAACACCTTCGTCGACAAGGTCAACCACGAGTTGGTCGAGATCCAGCGGATCAGCGGCGAAGCCATGGAGTCCTACCGGAACCACTTGCAGCACGTGCTGGACGAGTACGTCGAGGAGACCGGCAGCGAATGGGGTCGTAACCTCGCCGAAAACCTCGATGATTACCTGCGTCGTTTCTGGCTGGTCAAGCCCAAGGCTGCCAACCTGAAATCGTTGCTTTCCAGCATCCGTGCCAACCCGCAGTGA
- a CDS encoding FAD-dependent oxidoreductase translates to MAERLNNDFQFIDVGRKDPKKKLLRQRKKEFVEIYEPFKPQHSADQAHRCLGCGNPYCEWKCPVHNFIPNWLKLVAEGNILAAAELSHQTNTLPEVCGRVCPQDRLCEGACTLNDGFGAVTIGSVEKYITDTAFAMGWRPDMSKVKPTGKRVAIIGAGPAGLGCADVLVRGGVTPVVFDKNPEIGGLLTFGIPEFKLEKTVLSNRREVFTGMGIEFRLNTEIGKDITMEQLLEEYDAVFMGMGTYTYMKGGFAGEDLPGVYDALDFLIANVNRNLGFEKSPEDFVDMKGKKVVVLGGGDTAMDCNRTSIRQGAKSVTCAYRRDEANMPGSRKEVKNAKEEGVKFLYNRQPIAIVGEDRVEGVKVVETRLGEPDARGRRSPEPIPGSEEIIPADAVVIAFGFRPSPAPWFEQFQIQTDSQGRVVAPEQGQYKHQTSNPKIFAGGDMVRGSDLVVTAIFEGRNAAEGILDYLQV, encoded by the coding sequence ATGGCTGAACGTCTGAATAACGACTTCCAGTTCATCGATGTCGGGCGCAAAGATCCGAAGAAGAAACTGTTGCGTCAACGCAAGAAAGAGTTCGTGGAGATCTACGAACCCTTCAAACCCCAGCACTCGGCCGACCAGGCCCACCGCTGCCTGGGGTGCGGTAACCCGTATTGCGAATGGAAGTGCCCGGTGCACAACTTCATTCCCAACTGGCTGAAGCTGGTGGCCGAGGGCAACATCCTCGCCGCCGCCGAGCTGTCGCACCAGACCAACACCCTGCCGGAAGTCTGCGGCCGGGTGTGCCCGCAAGACCGTCTGTGCGAGGGTGCCTGCACCCTCAACGACGGCTTTGGCGCGGTGACCATCGGTTCGGTGGAGAAGTACATCACCGACACCGCGTTCGCCATGGGCTGGCGCCCGGACATGTCCAAGGTCAAGCCGACCGGCAAGCGTGTCGCGATCATCGGCGCGGGCCCTGCGGGCCTGGGCTGTGCCGACGTGCTGGTACGTGGCGGCGTGACCCCGGTGGTGTTCGACAAGAACCCGGAAATCGGCGGCCTGCTGACGTTCGGTATTCCCGAATTCAAGCTGGAAAAAACCGTACTGAGCAACCGTCGTGAAGTCTTCACCGGCATGGGTATCGAGTTTCGTCTCAATACCGAAATCGGCAAAGACATCACCATGGAGCAACTGCTCGAAGAATACGATGCCGTGTTCATGGGCATGGGCACCTACACCTACATGAAGGGCGGCTTTGCCGGTGAGGACCTGCCGGGCGTGTATGACGCGCTCGACTTCCTGATCGCCAACGTCAACCGCAACCTGGGCTTTGAAAAGTCGCCGGAAGACTTCGTCGACATGAAGGGCAAGAAGGTCGTGGTGCTGGGCGGTGGCGACACCGCGATGGACTGCAACCGTACGTCGATCCGCCAGGGCGCCAAGTCGGTGACCTGTGCGTATCGCCGTGACGAAGCCAACATGCCGGGCTCGCGCAAAGAGGTGAAGAACGCCAAGGAAGAAGGCGTGAAATTCCTCTACAACCGTCAGCCGATCGCTATCGTCGGTGAAGATCGCGTCGAAGGTGTGAAGGTGGTCGAGACCCGTCTGGGCGAACCAGACGCCCGTGGCCGTCGCAGCCCCGAGCCGATCCCGGGCTCCGAAGAGATCATCCCGGCCGACGCCGTGGTCATCGCCTTCGGCTTCCGTCCAAGCCCGGCGCCGTGGTTCGAGCAGTTCCAGATCCAGACCGACAGCCAGGGCCGCGTCGTCGCCCCGGAACAAGGCCAGTACAAGCACCAGACCAGCAACCCGAAAATCTTCGCCGGTGGCGATATGGTGCGCGGTTCTGACCTGGTGGTAACGGCGATCTTCGAAGGCCGTAACGCCGCTGAAGGGATCCTGGATTACCTGCAGGTCTGA
- the hemE gene encoding uroporphyrinogen decarboxylase yields MTALKNDRFLRALLKQPVDVTPVWMMRQAGRYLPEYRASRANAGDFMSLCMNPEFACEVTMQPLDRYPQLDAAILFSDILTIPDAMGQGLYFETGEGPRFKKVVSTLADIEALPIPDPHKDLGYVMDAVSTIRRELNGRVPLIGFSGSPWTLATYMVEGGSSKDFRKTKAMLYDNPQAMHLLLDKLAQSVTSYLNGQIMAGAQAVQIFDTWGGNLSAAAYQEFSLAYMRKIVSGLIREHEGRKVPVILFTKNGGLWLESIADAGADALGLDWTCDIGDARRRVGDRVSLQGNMDPTVLYAKPEAIRTEVGRILASYGKGTGHVFNLGHGITPEVNPEHAGAFLRAVHELSAQYHE; encoded by the coding sequence ATGACTGCCCTCAAGAACGACCGTTTCCTTCGTGCCCTGCTCAAGCAACCCGTGGACGTCACCCCTGTGTGGATGATGCGCCAGGCTGGTCGCTACCTGCCGGAATACCGCGCCAGTCGCGCCAACGCCGGCGATTTCATGAGCCTGTGCATGAACCCGGAGTTCGCCTGCGAAGTCACGATGCAGCCGCTGGACCGCTACCCACAACTGGATGCGGCCATCCTCTTCTCCGATATCCTCACCATCCCTGACGCCATGGGCCAGGGCCTGTACTTCGAAACCGGCGAAGGCCCGCGTTTCAAGAAGGTGGTCAGCACCCTGGCTGATATCGAAGCCCTGCCGATCCCTGACCCACACAAAGACCTTGGCTATGTGATGGACGCCGTCAGTACCATCCGCCGCGAGCTTAACGGCCGCGTGCCGCTGATTGGCTTCTCCGGCAGCCCATGGACCTTGGCCACCTACATGGTCGAAGGCGGCTCGTCGAAAGACTTCCGCAAGACCAAGGCCATGCTCTACGACAACCCGCAAGCCATGCACCTGTTGCTGGACAAGCTGGCGCAGTCGGTCACCTCCTACCTCAACGGCCAGATCATGGCCGGCGCCCAAGCGGTGCAGATCTTCGACACCTGGGGCGGCAACCTCTCGGCGGCGGCGTACCAGGAGTTCTCCCTGGCCTATATGCGCAAGATCGTCAGCGGCCTGATCCGCGAACACGAAGGCCGCAAGGTGCCGGTGATCCTGTTCACCAAGAACGGCGGCCTGTGGCTGGAAAGCATCGCCGATGCCGGTGCCGATGCACTGGGCCTGGACTGGACCTGCGATATCGGCGATGCCCGTCGCCGTGTGGGTGACAGAGTCTCGCTGCAAGGCAACATGGACCCGACTGTGCTGTACGCCAAGCCGGAGGCGATCCGCACCGAAGTCGGCCGCATCCTGGCCAGCTACGGAAAAGGCACCGGGCATGTGTTCAACCTGGGCCATGGCATCACCCCGGAAGTGAACCCGGAGCACGCCGGCGCCTTCCTGCGTGCGGTGCACGAACTGTCTGCGCAATACCACGAGTAA